One part of the Eptesicus fuscus isolate TK198812 chromosome 20, DD_ASM_mEF_20220401, whole genome shotgun sequence genome encodes these proteins:
- the CDK5R1 gene encoding cyclin-dependent kinase 5 activator 1, translating into MGTVLSLSPSYRKATLFEDGAATVGHYTAVQNSKNAKDKNLKRHSIISVLPWKRIVAVSAKKKNSKKVQPNGNYQNNITHLNNENLKKSLSCANLSTFAQPPPAQPPAPPASQLSGSQTGVSSSVKKAPHPAITSAGTPKRVIVQASTSELLRCLGEFLCRRCYRLKHLSPTDPVLWLRSVDRSLLLQGWQDQGFITPANVVFLYMLCRDVISSEVGSDHELQAVLLTCLYLSYSYMGNEISYPLKPFLVESCKEAFWDRCLSVINLMSSKMLQINADPHYFTQVFSDLKNESGQEDKKRLLLGLDR; encoded by the coding sequence ATGGGCACCGTGCTGTCCCTGTCCCCCAGCTACCGCAAGGCCACGCTGTTTGAGGATGGCGCGGCCACGGTGGGCCACTACACGGCCGTGCAGAACAGCAAGAACGCCAAGGACAAGAACCTGAAGCGGCACTCCATCATCTCCGTGCTGCCGTGGAAGAGGATCGTGGCCGTGTCGGCCAAGAAGAAGAACTCCAAGAAGGTGCAGCCCAACGGCAACTACCAGAACAACATCACGCACCTCAACAATGAGAACCTGAAGAAGTCGCTGTCGTGTGCCAACCTGTCCACGTTCGCCCAGCCCCCACCGGCCCAGCcgcctgccccccctgccagccagctctCGGGCTCCCAGACCGGGGTCTCCTCCTCGGTCAAGAAGGCCCCGCACCCTGCCATCACCTCTGCAGGGACACCCAAACGGGTCATCGTCCAGGCGTCCACCAGCGAGCTGCTGCGCTGCCTGGGCGAGTTTCTGTGCCGCCGGTGCTACCGCCTGAAGCACCTGTCCCCCACGGACCCCGTGCTCTGGCTGCGCAGCGTGGACCGCTCGCTGCTCCTGCAGGGCTGGCAGGACCAGGGCTTCATCACGCCGGCCAACGTGGTTTTCCTCTACATGCTCTGCAGGGACGTGATCTCCTCCGAGGTGGGCTCTGACCACGAGCTCCAGGCCgtgctgctcacctgcctgtacCTCTCCTACTCCTACATGGGCAACGAGATCTCCTACCCGCTCAAGCCCTTCCTGGTGGAGAGCTGCAAGGAGGCCTTTTGGGACCGCTGCCTCTCCGTCATCAACCTCATGAGCTCCAAGATGCTGCAGATCAACGCCGACCCGCACTACTTCACACAGGTGTTCTCTGACCTGAAGAATGAGAGTGGCCAGGAGGACAAGAAGCGGCTCCTCCTCGGGCTGGATCGGTGA